AGTATTGTTGGGACTGTACCAAGATTTAGTCATGCGTGGCTCCACTTCGTTGAATGACGGTTTGCATGTTGGTGGTTTCATCGAAGAATTCGACATTAACGATTTGCAAGAAGCCATTGATGAAGCCAATGCTGGCAGCAAACCCGCTGATATTATTGCCGCCTACACCAACTTAATGTGTGGTTCACGCAATCATTTGCGGGCATTCGTGGGTCAGATTGAGAACAATGGCGTGGATTATCAAGCACAAGTCATTTCGCAAGCGACGGTCGATGCGATTGTGAATAGCCCCGAAGAGCAATGCCGTTAATCCCACAGCGGGAGGCAGGATGAACAGTCCAGTGTTAATAAGCAGATTGACGGAGTACGGCGTAAGTCGTCGTGCCTTCCTGAAGTACTGCGCATTAGTGGCATCCTGTTTGGCACTGCCTGCCAGTGGAATTCCTGCATTGGCGGAAAAGCTACGCCAAGCAGCACGCCCTGCGGTGATTTGGTTGTCTTTTCAGGAATGCACCGGCTGTACCGAATCGCTGACCCGCTCGTATACACCCAGTATAGAAGAGCTAATATTTGACCTGATTTCTCTCGATTACCACCATACCTTACAAGCAGCGTCGGGTGAAGCGGCAGAAGTAGCACGGCAAGAGACAATGCAGCACCATGCGGGCAAGTATTGGCTCATTGTTGATGGTTCAATACCGACGGCAGCCGATGGTGTTTATTCAACCATTGCAGGTCGCACCAATCTGGATATGTTGCGTGAAGGCGTTGCCAATGCGGCTATCGTTGTCGCGGTGGGCAGTTGTGCGGCGTTTGGCGGGTTGGCAGCCGCACAGCCTAACCCAACTGGCGCTAGCAGTGTGGCAGCGTTGATGCAAGCTGGGTTGATTGCTACGAAACCCTTAGTGAATTTACCCGGTTGCCCGCCGTTGCCCATCGCGATTAGCAGCCTATTCGCGTATCTCCTTGCGTTTGAACGCCTGCCTGACTTGGATGCACTCAAGCGCCCCTTGAGTATTTACGGCAATACTGTGCATGATCGCTGTTCCCGTTACCGCTATTACGCCGAGGAAAAATTTGCCGAACGCTTTGGGGATGAAGGTCACCGCAAGGGTTGGTGTTTGTACAAGTTGGGTTGCAAAGGCCCTGTTACCCACAATGCTTGTTCACTCTATAAGTGGAATCAGGGGACGAGTTCGCCAATTGAAGCTGGTCATCCTTGCCTTGGCTGTTCTGAGCCGGATTTCTGGGATAAGGGCAGCTTTTACCACAGTTTGGATAAGGCACTGTCGCCGGTTGCACCTATTGGAAAAACGCCGGATATTGCCATAGAAACGGGGCAAAAACTGTACACAGAACACTGTGTCAGTTGCCATGCGCCTAGCCCTGCCAGTTTCAAAACACCAGCAGAAGATATTCCTGCATTGTTACGTTCCGGTAATATCCGTGCTCATCGGCGTTTTGAGTTATCTGACGAGCAGCTTGAGTTGTTAGAGAAATATTTCACGGCGCAGCAATAACGGACACACGGGTTTGGTTTATGCCGTTTTTTTCCAGTTTAGCGGTTAGGTTGCTCAGTGATGGTTATCCGAGTAATAGGTCAACTGCGCTTTGAAACATGGGAAATCTCCTTTAATGGTGGTGTTCGGCAGGCATACGGGATTTTTCACCCTTCAGCACAAACTGGCGGTACAGCAGCGGCAACAAAATCAGCGTTAAGGTGGTCGCACTGACTAACCCGCCGATCACAACCGTTGCCAGCGGTTTCTGGATTTCTGAACCGGGGCCGGTGGCAAATAACAACGGCACTAAACCCCAAGCGGCAATACTGGCGGTCATTAACACCGGGCGCAGGCGGCGTAACGCCCCTTCGCGTACCACCGCCGTTCCTCGGTAGCCTTGCTGGTGCAATTGGTTGAAAAATGTCACCAATACCACGCCGTTGAGTACGGCAATCCCCAGCAGTGCAATGAAACCTACCGACGCGGGTACGGATAAATATTGCCCAGAAATCCCCAGACTAAAAATCCCACCAATCAACGCCAATGGCACATTCGCCATCACCAGAATGGTTTGGCGCACATCTCGAAACGTCAAAAACAGCAGCAAGCCAATCATGGCGAGCGCAATTGGCACGACAATGAGCAAGCGTTGCGCTGCCCGTTGCTGATTCTCGAATTGCCCACCCCACGTAATGCTGTAGCCAGTCGGCAAGGTCACGTTAGCGGCGACGGCAGCTTGTGCTTCTTCCACAAAACTTACCAAATCGCGCCCTGTCACATTGCTTTGTGCCACCACGAAACGGCCTGCATTTTCGCGTTTAATCGCCACGGGCCCTTCGGTGCGGACGAGTTTTGCCACTTGATCAAGGCTGATAATGCGCCCGTCAGGAAGCGTCAGGCGGATTTGCTGCAAGGCTTGAGGTGCTTGACGCAATTCGGCAGAACCGCGCAATTGCAGCGGAATGCGTCGCCCTTCTTGCTGGATTATGCCGATAATTTCACCTTCGAGCTGGGTGCGTAACAGGCTGGCAATGTCGTCTACCGATAGCCCAAAGCGTCCGGCGGCTTGGCGGTCAATTTCGGCACGCAGGTATTGCACTCCCGCATTTTTTTGGGTGTAAGCGTCGGATGCACCGGGGATTTTCTCTAAAATCGTGACAATTTGTTGTGCCAGATCGCCCAACACCGCCAGATCAGTCCCGAAAATCTTGATGGCAATATCCCCGCGACTGCCGGTCAGCATTTCAGAGACGCGCATATCAATCGGTTGGGTGAAGTTGTAACCCACACCGGGGAATTTTTCCAACACTTGACGGATTTCTTCTTGCAGCCATTCTTTATCCGGCGTTCGCCAGGTTTCGCGGGGCTTTAACACCAGAAAGCTGTCGGTTTCATTCAGGCTCATGGGGTCAAGACCGAGTTCATCTGAGCCGACCCGTGCGACGATACGCTGAATTTCGGGGATATTATCCAGCAAGGCTTGTTGTACCCGTAAGTCGGTGTCGATGCTTTGATCCAAACTGATCGAGGGCAGTTTTTCCAATTGCACCAACAAGTCGCCTTCATCCATCGTCGGCATGAAGGTTTTACCAATCAATGGGTACGTGGCGACTGCGCCTAACATCACGGCGATGGTCAGGATGTAAACCAAGCTAGGGCGTTTGAAGGCCGCGTCTAACACCGGCAAATACACGCGCCGTGAGACGCGCAATAGCCAAGGATCGGTGTGCGCCGCTTGCTTGAGCAACCACGATGCCAGTACCGGAATCACCGTCAATGCCAACAGCAAGGAGATGGAAAGTGCAAACACAATGGTCAGAGCGACTGGCGTAAACAGTTTACCTTCCAACCCTTCCAGCGTCAGCAGCGGGAGGAATACCAAGGCAATAATGACAATGCCGATACTGACGGGGGAGGAGACTTCTTGTACTGCCCACAGGATTTTTTGCCGTTGCGGGATTTTGGCTTTTTCATCATCATGCACCAGATGTTCCACGATATTTTCGACAATCACCACCGCCGCATCCACCAATAAGCCGATAGCGATGGCTAAGCCGCCCAGACTCATCAAATTGGCGGATAAACCAAATTGGCGCATCAAAATGAATGTGCCTAACACCGACAGTGGTAAAATTAACGCCACCACGAAAGCCGCCCGCAAATTACCCAAGAACGCGAACAGAATAATGCCAACCAACACAAACGCTTCCAGCAAGGCTTTGCTGACGGTGTGAATCGCTTTATCGACGAGGGTAGAGCGGTCGTAAAACGGTTCAATGGTGACACCGGGCGGCAAAGTTTGGCTGATTTCTGCGAGTTTGGTTTTGATGCTGGTGGTAAGTTTCCCTGCATTTGCGCCGCGCAAGCTCAGTACCAAGCCTTCGACGGCTTCTCCCTTGCCGTTTTGGGTGACTGCGCCGTAACGGGTGAGTTCGCCCAGCTTTACCTCAGCCACTTGCCCGACAGTTACGGGTACGCCGTCCACGCTTTTGATGACAATGTGGCGCAAGTCGTCCAGCCCGTTGATGCCACTTTCGATACGCACCACCCAAGTTTCTTCGCCTTCGTTGACGCGCCCCGCGCCATCGTTGCGGATATTGGTGTTCAGCGCGGTACGCAAATCGTCCAAGGTTAAGTGGCGGGCGTTGAGGGCGGCTAAATCGGGGGTAATTTCAAAGGTGGTGGCACGTCCGCCAAGGGCGTTGACATCGGCAACACCTGGCAGGGCGCGGAGTTGGGGGCGAATTGTCCAATCTAGCAAGGTGCGTTTGTCTTCGAGCGGCAAATCGCCTTCCACTGTGAACATGAAAATTTCGGAAAGCGGGGTGGAAATGGGTGCTAAACCGCCAGTCACATTCTTAGGCAAATCGTTTTTGACATTGGCAAAGCGTTCCGCGACTTGGCTTCGCGCCCAGTAAATGTCGGTGCCTTCGGCAAAGTCGAGGGTGATGTCGGTGAGGGCGTATTTGGAGACACTGCGCAACACGACTTGGTTGGGAATCCCCAGCAATTCGGTTTCGACGGGTTGAGCGATTCGCGCTTCGACTTCTTCGGGGGTCATGCCGGGGGCTTTGAGGATCAGTTTCACTTGCGTGGTGGATACGTCGGGAAATGCATCAATTGGCAGTTCCTGAAAGGTGCGGATACCAAACACGGTGAGTAGCACGGTCAAACCGAGAATCAGCCAGCGTTGCGCGAGGGAAAATTCAGTGAGCCAGTTAAGCATGGGTTATTCCTCCGCCTCTTGCCACTTAGCTTTGAGGGCAGCAACGCCTTTGGTGGCAATGCGGCTGTCGGCTGGCAAGCCGCTGATGGTGGCTTGAGTGTCGTTTTGTTGGACAATTTTAACGGCGGTTGGAGTGAAGCCTTCCGTACTTTCAGTGAACACATACGCTTGATCGCCCGACCATACCAAGCCGCTGGTGGGGATGCTGGCGGCGGCGGTATCGGCATTGCTGGCACTTTGCAAGGTGACTTTGACGGTTTGTCCCGGATGCAGTGTGGTGCTGTCTGCTTGGGTTATGTCCGCTCGCACGATGACATTTTGGGCATTATCCAACGCGGGTTGCAAGGCGCGAACTGTGCCGCTGAGCTGGCTGTCGCGCAGCGTGACGGTTTGCCCTGCTTGCACGTCTTTGGCTTGTGCGGGGGTGAGGGGGATTTCTAAACTGAGTTGGCGTAAGTTGCCGATTTTGACCAGTGCGGCGGGGGCTTCGACCCGTTGCCCCGGTTCGACCATGGTTTCCAGTATCCAGCCGCTGATCGGGGCGGTTAGGGTGATTTCGGCGCTGTCGCTGCCGGGTTTAACGCCTAGCAAGCGTAAGGTGGCAATGGCTGCTTCCTGATCGGCTTGTGCTAATTTGACATCGTTTTGGGTCAGCAGCCAAGTGTTTTTGGCGATTAGCCCTTGATCTGCCAGCCGTTGATCACGAGCGGCGTTGTCGGCGGCTAATTGGTATTTGAGGCGGGCTTGCAGGTATTGGCGTTGTGCCTCCACCACAGCGGGGGCGGAAAGCGATGCCACTTTGTCGCCCGCTTTCACGGTTTCACCGGCTTGATGCAATAAGGTGGTGATTAGCCCATCAGCAGGTGCGGCGACCACGCGCACACTGGCGGGCGGTAACATCACTTGCGCATTCACTTCCAGTGCGGTGTTGGCACTGACGGTAGTGAGTGGCGTGACTTCGATGCCGAGCGCACTGCGTTGTTCCGCTGGCATGGGAATAATGTCGGCGGCGGTGGCGATGCTGGGAAGTAGCAAGGCTAGGCTTAATAGGCTGGGTCTTATTTTATGGATCACGGGCATTCACTCTGGTTGGGTCTTGAGCAGAGTGTATTAGTCATGACTCATAAAGGTTAGGCGACAAAGGGTCAGGAACCGGTGTTGTAGGGCATTTGCCCTACAGTCCTGTGCTTACGTTACACACAGGTTCGTCGATTTCTGGCTATAATCTGTTGGTTGAAAAAGTGGCTACCGATGTGTGCGTTCATCAGATCTTAAAAGCTCATGTGATGGGTATCAGTGGCAAGTCAGAAAAACACATAACGTTAACAGGAAAGCCATGCGCCTATTATTGGTGGAAGACGACACCGAACTCAGCAGCAGTTTGCACACGCGCTTGAAACGTGAAGGCTTCGCGGTGGACATTGCCAATAATGGCGTGGATGGCGAATTCATGGGCGACGAAACGCCTTACGATGCGGTGATTCTCGACCTTGGTTTGCCACAACGCAGTGGGCTGGAGGTGTTGCAACATTGGCGACAGCGTGGCAATCGCGTACCGGTGATTATCCTCACTGCCCGTGATGCATGGCATGAACGGGTGGATGGTTTCAAAGCCGGGGCAGACGATTACCTCGGCAAGCCGTTTCATTTTGAGGAATTGCTGGTGCGGGTACAGGCGTTGATTCGTCGTAATTTGCAAGCGGCAGTTCCCGATCAAAAGCTGCATTGTTGTGGCTTGCAATTGGATGAGGAACATCAGCAAGTCACTACGCCAGACGGCGAGGTCTTCGATTTGACGGGGACAGAGTTTCGTTTGTTGCGCTATTTTATGTTGCACCCCGGTCGGATTCTTACCAAATCGCGCTTGACCGAACACGTTTACGAGCAAGATTTTGACCGTGATAGCAATGTGATCGAGGTGTATGTGCGCCATTTGCGTCGCAAGTTGGGGGATTGGCGTATTCAAACGCGGCGCGGTCAGGGTTATATTTTCATCGACCCCGACAAGCCGGAGCTACCGTTATGAAGTCATTGGAACGTCAGTTGCAGGTCAATCTTGCGATTATTTTGGTGTTGGTGATGGCGCTGATTTGGGGCGTGGGGATGGCGTTGCCCTGGTTTTTTGAAGGAACGCAAAATGTGCATTCGGCGACGGTGGTGCTGTCTGCTCCAGACGCGACGCAACACCGTCCGCAGCGTTTCAAGTGGTTATTTCCGTTATTGGCGGCAGCGGGTATTGCATTGATTTTGGTGATTCAGGGCATTGTTATCCGCCGGACTTTTCGGCGTTTGGATCATATTCGTGCTGAACTGCAACAGCTTGAGATTGGCAATATCAATAAGTTAAATGAAGCCGTTCCAGCGGAAATTTACCCGATTATCAAAGAATTCAACCACCTGTTGAGCTTGATGCAGGAGCGTTTGGAGCGTTCCCGCAATGCGTTAGGCAATCTGGCTCATGCGTTGAAAACCCCGCTCAATTTACTCACCCAACACCTTGATGCTGACATATCGGCGACCAGTCATCAGCAGGCGCAGTTACAAGCCGAACGCATCCGCCAATTGACCGAAGGTGAACTCAAACGCGCACGCATGGCAGGTCTTGGTAATACCACGCAACGCTTTGACCCGCGTGTGGAATTGCCCGTGCTGGTGGAAGTGTTGGCACAGGTACACCACAAATCCCCGCGCTGCATTACGCTGGAGATTGCCCCAACACTTACCCGTTTCGGCGACCGCGAAGACATGCTGGAATTGTTGGGAAATTTGCTGGATAACGCCTGCAAATGGGCGCAACAACAGGTGCGTTGCCAAATCAGTAGTGTCGCGGGCAAGGTGCAAATCAGCGTGGAAGACGATGGTCTTGGGCGCACTGAGGTCGAGTTACAACAAATGGCAGCACGCGGGGTGCGGCTGGATGAAAGCGTTGACGGACACGGCTTGGGTCTGTCAATTTGCAAGGACATCACCAAATTATACGGTGGTACGCTGGTGTTTGAACGTTCCGCACGACTGGGTGGTCTGCGGGTAACG
The window above is part of the Thiothrix winogradskyi genome. Proteins encoded here:
- a CDS encoding hydrogenase small subunit; the protein is MNSPVLISRLTEYGVSRRAFLKYCALVASCLALPASGIPALAEKLRQAARPAVIWLSFQECTGCTESLTRSYTPSIEELIFDLISLDYHHTLQAASGEAAEVARQETMQHHAGKYWLIVDGSIPTAADGVYSTIAGRTNLDMLREGVANAAIVVAVGSCAAFGGLAAAQPNPTGASSVAALMQAGLIATKPLVNLPGCPPLPIAISSLFAYLLAFERLPDLDALKRPLSIYGNTVHDRCSRYRYYAEEKFAERFGDEGHRKGWCLYKLGCKGPVTHNACSLYKWNQGTSSPIEAGHPCLGCSEPDFWDKGSFYHSLDKALSPVAPIGKTPDIAIETGQKLYTEHCVSCHAPSPASFKTPAEDIPALLRSGNIRAHRRFELSDEQLELLEKYFTAQQ
- a CDS encoding efflux RND transporter permease subunit, giving the protein MLNWLTEFSLAQRWLILGLTVLLTVFGIRTFQELPIDAFPDVSTTQVKLILKAPGMTPEEVEARIAQPVETELLGIPNQVVLRSVSKYALTDITLDFAEGTDIYWARSQVAERFANVKNDLPKNVTGGLAPISTPLSEIFMFTVEGDLPLEDKRTLLDWTIRPQLRALPGVADVNALGGRATTFEITPDLAALNARHLTLDDLRTALNTNIRNDGAGRVNEGEETWVVRIESGINGLDDLRHIVIKSVDGVPVTVGQVAEVKLGELTRYGAVTQNGKGEAVEGLVLSLRGANAGKLTTSIKTKLAEISQTLPPGVTIEPFYDRSTLVDKAIHTVSKALLEAFVLVGIILFAFLGNLRAAFVVALILPLSVLGTFILMRQFGLSANLMSLGGLAIAIGLLVDAAVVIVENIVEHLVHDDEKAKIPQRQKILWAVQEVSSPVSIGIVIIALVFLPLLTLEGLEGKLFTPVALTIVFALSISLLLALTVIPVLASWLLKQAAHTDPWLLRVSRRVYLPVLDAAFKRPSLVYILTIAVMLGAVATYPLIGKTFMPTMDEGDLLVQLEKLPSISLDQSIDTDLRVQQALLDNIPEIQRIVARVGSDELGLDPMSLNETDSFLVLKPRETWRTPDKEWLQEEIRQVLEKFPGVGYNFTQPIDMRVSEMLTGSRGDIAIKIFGTDLAVLGDLAQQIVTILEKIPGASDAYTQKNAGVQYLRAEIDRQAAGRFGLSVDDIASLLRTQLEGEIIGIIQQEGRRIPLQLRGSAELRQAPQALQQIRLTLPDGRIISLDQVAKLVRTEGPVAIKRENAGRFVVAQSNVTGRDLVSFVEEAQAAVAANVTLPTGYSITWGGQFENQQRAAQRLLIVVPIALAMIGLLLFLTFRDVRQTILVMANVPLALIGGIFSLGISGQYLSVPASVGFIALLGIAVLNGVVLVTFFNQLHQQGYRGTAVVREGALRRLRPVLMTASIAAWGLVPLLFATGPGSEIQKPLATVVIGGLVSATTLTLILLPLLYRQFVLKGEKSRMPAEHHH
- a CDS encoding efflux RND transporter periplasmic adaptor subunit, producing the protein MPVIHKIRPSLLSLALLLPSIATAADIIPMPAEQRSALGIEVTPLTTVSANTALEVNAQVMLPPASVRVVAAPADGLITTLLHQAGETVKAGDKVASLSAPAVVEAQRQYLQARLKYQLAADNAARDQRLADQGLIAKNTWLLTQNDVKLAQADQEAAIATLRLLGVKPGSDSAEITLTAPISGWILETMVEPGQRVEAPAALVKIGNLRQLSLEIPLTPAQAKDVQAGQTVTLRDSQLSGTVRALQPALDNAQNVIVRADITQADSTTLHPGQTVKVTLQSASNADTAAASIPTSGLVWSGDQAYVFTESTEGFTPTAVKIVQQNDTQATISGLPADSRIATKGVAALKAKWQEAEE
- a CDS encoding response regulator transcription factor — translated: MRLLLVEDDTELSSSLHTRLKREGFAVDIANNGVDGEFMGDETPYDAVILDLGLPQRSGLEVLQHWRQRGNRVPVIILTARDAWHERVDGFKAGADDYLGKPFHFEELLVRVQALIRRNLQAAVPDQKLHCCGLQLDEEHQQVTTPDGEVFDLTGTEFRLLRYFMLHPGRILTKSRLTEHVYEQDFDRDSNVIEVYVRHLRRKLGDWRIQTRRGQGYIFIDPDKPELPL
- a CDS encoding ATP-binding protein, which translates into the protein MKSLERQLQVNLAIILVLVMALIWGVGMALPWFFEGTQNVHSATVVLSAPDATQHRPQRFKWLFPLLAAAGIALILVIQGIVIRRTFRRLDHIRAELQQLEIGNINKLNEAVPAEIYPIIKEFNHLLSLMQERLERSRNALGNLAHALKTPLNLLTQHLDADISATSHQQAQLQAERIRQLTEGELKRARMAGLGNTTQRFDPRVELPVLVEVLAQVHHKSPRCITLEIAPTLTRFGDREDMLELLGNLLDNACKWAQQQVRCQISSVAGKVQISVEDDGLGRTEVELQQMAARGVRLDESVDGHGLGLSICKDITKLYGGTLVFERSARLGGLRVTVTL